From Candoia aspera isolate rCanAsp1 chromosome 4, rCanAsp1.hap2, whole genome shotgun sequence, a single genomic window includes:
- the LOC134497408 gene encoding perforin-1-like has protein sequence MHLLLFLSHIGSTMLGARPIFAASTLQLPFLLLFLTRVSPQCQISTADECQKNKNFVPGYGLAGEGFDITTLEKKEAKVLDLNRWRRADGTCTLCQNPLLEGKPLQRLPLAATDWVVNVLCQRKVHASLESSGINVLQAAASDVKNNWKVGLDVPIKPGIHGQVALAGSHSKMADFTMEKSNQDKYTFASHEVSCSYYSFGINPQEQFTDHFKHALNSLPAKYQPESQLEYRQLIGTYGTHFINHLRLGGRVRDVTALRVCKTVLDGVTADEVKDCLNIEALISIGGGKISPGAAYSTCEELKKKKTFKGSFHQTYNERHTEVVGGDKHTDLLFSNNQNTEAYREWLEGLKSMPALLSYSLQPIHTLVPKGDPKREGLRQAVSEYIRERALWRNCTQPCPPGTQRSARDPCSCMCPSNSNTDSMCCSRERGLARLTVTIQRAYGLRGDVFSQTDAFVKVTLKNKYFSTPIVSNNNNPVWNVQFDVGDITVHGENTQIHIQVLDEDKYIFFRHYDNLGSCSEALQSGKPQNKVCYLTHGRLDFQYHLVCGPHLGGRYCLDYIPAVPRYMGDLLQRKSKANALNMQVP, from the exons ATgcatcttctcctttttctttcccacatAGGGTCAACCATGCTGGGGGCAAGGCCCATCTTTGCCGCCTCCACCCTTcagctccccttcctcctccttttcttgacCAGGGTCTCTCCCCAGTGCCAGATCAGCACAGCCGATGAATGCCAGAAGAACAAAAACTTTGTGCCTGGTTACGGCTTGGCCGGGGAAGGCTTTGACATCACCACGCTGGAGAAGAAGGAGGCCAAGGTGTTGGATCTGAATCGGTGGCGGAGGGCGGATGGCACCTGCACCCTGTGCCAGAACCCTCTTCTGGAGGGGAAGCCTCTCCAGAGACTTCCCTTGGCAGCTACTGACTGGGTAGTTAATGTCCTGTGCCAGAGGAAGGTCCATGCTTCCCTAGAGAGCTCTGGCATCAATGTGCTTCAGGCAGCAGCATCTGATGTGAAAAACAACTGGAAGGTTGGACTGGATGTACCGATAAAACCTGGGATTCACGGCCAAGTGGCTTTGGCTGGATCCCACTCAAAGATGGCTGACTTCACCATGGAGAAGAGTAACCAAGACAAGTATACTTTTGCAAGCCACGAGGTCTCCTGCTCTTACTACAG TTTTGGTATAAATCCCCAGGAACAATTCACTGACCATTTCAAGCATGCCCTGAACAGTCTCCCTGCCAAGTACCAACCCGAGTCCCAGCTGGAATATCGCCAGCTCATTGGAACCTACGGGACCCATTTCATCAACCATCTTCGCTTGGGGGGACGCGTGAGGGACGTGACCGCCTTGCGGGTCTGCAAGACAGTGCTGGATGGGGTGACAGCGGATGAAGTCAAGGACTGTCTAAACATCGAGGCCTTGATCAGCATTGGTGGGGGCAAAATAAGTCCAGGTGCAGCCTACAGCACATGTGaagagctgaagaagaaaaagactttTAAAGGGAGCTTCCACCAGACCTACAATGAGCGTCACACTGAGGTTGTGGGAGGGGACAAACACACCGACTTGCTTTTTTCCAACAATCAGAACACCGAAGCTTATAGGGAGTGGTTGGAAGGCCTCAAGTCTATGCCAGCCCTCCTCTCTTACTCCCTGCAGCCCATCCACACCTTGGTGCCCAAGGGcgacccaaagcgggaagggttGAGGCAGGCAGTGAGCGAGTACATCAGAGAAAGGGCCCTTTGGAGGAACTGCACCCAGCCGTGTCCTCCTGGCACTCAACGCAGCGCTCGGGACCCCTGCTCCTGCATGTGCCCCAGCAACAGCAACACCGATAGCATGTGCTGCTCCCGGGAGCGAGGCTTAGCCAGACTCACAGTGACCATTCAACGGGCATATGGTTTGCGGGGGGACGTATTCTCCCAAACAGATGCTTTTGTCAaggttactttaaaaaataaatacttctcCACACCCATTGTGTCCAACAACAACAATCCGGTGTGGAACGTGCAGTTTGATGTGGGAGACATCACGGTCCATGGGGAAAACACCCAGATCCATATTCAAGTCCTAGATGAAGATAAGTACATATTCTTCCGGCATTATGACAATCTGGGTTCCTGCAGCGAGGCTCTACAGTCAGGGAAGCCACAAAATAAAGTCTGCTACCTCACCCATGGACGCCTGGATTTCCAATACCACCTGGTCTGTGGTCCCCACCTGGGGGGACGCTACTGTTTAGATTACATTCCTGCGGTCCCCAGATACATGGGGGATTTGCTGCAGCGAAAGAGCAAAGCAAATGCCTTGAATATGCAGGTTCCCTGA